Genomic window (Candidatus Nitrosocosmicus franklandus):
ATTGAAAATAAAGCCATTTTACGTTAAACAAAATCCATCGGATGAGAATACTGGTCTAGCAGTGGATTTACTGGCTCCATATGGATTTGGAGAAATATCAGGTGGAGGAATAAGGGAAGATAACTTGTCCGTCTTAAAAAACAAGATTAGACAATCAAACTTAAAAATTGATGACTACTTGTGGTATTTGGATCTAAGAAAATACGGATCTATACCTCATGGCGGGTTTGGATTAGGAATAGAAAGGTTTCTAAGATGGATCCTGAATTTTGACGACATCAAGGATGTAACATTGTTTCCCAGGACAATGTCAAGAATTCTTCCCTAAGTTTGGATTACAAGATTGATAATCCTTATTTTCTTGATTAAACATTCTATGGTTAAATTCAGTTAGTTTTTTGAGAGAACTGACTCTCTCTTCCCTTGAAATTTCTGCGCCTTCAATACACGATTGCAATAGTCTAGTAGATTCATCATAATTGCTCTTGTCGATAAAGAACGGTACCCCATCTTTACCCCCATGAGCGAATGTAAATTTTACGGGATCATTCCACGAGGTTTTTGACCCAAAGATTAGTTCAGCTATTAATGACACGGCTCTAATAGTAGATGGACCAACTCCGGGTATAGATAAAAATTCCTCATAAGTAGAAGGATGGATATCATAGATTTTTCTCATCAAATTCCAATCTATTTTTCGAGGCATATAATAGTGTAAATCAGAAGCAGGATCAGAAAATTCTGGTAATCTAAACAGATTATTATTAATCACGGGTTGATTTATCCAGTTATCAATCGACATATCTTTCCTACGAGTTGAAATTTTAGACAAAGAATCATATATATTAGCTAAATTTTGATGATCGTTTACCAAATCCAATGATGTTTTTTGATTTTCAATAGAATTCCTGTTTGTCATATCAAGGACTTTGTTTCCAAAGTTTGCGTCACCTATTAAACCTGAATGCGGCTCTAGAACATATCCATTCTTTAGCCATTTTGAGAACCAGTGATATCGTCGAGATGTATTTGTACTTGTATTCATTCCCTGTTGAACGACAGACCAATTACCACATCCATCAAATATTATGTTGTGATGATACAGCGCATAAAAGTCCTGGATAGCACAATTGTCAACCTTAGCACACATCTTGCTAGCATAAATTAAAGTTTGGATTTTATCTTCGGTTAGATTAAATTCGTGATTGCATATATTCTGTATTTCACCTAACGTTCCTTTAGCTTTTTTTCCTTTGCCTCCTGCTATTGCAATTCCATGTGATTCCACGGAAAGTGATTGTTTCAAAACGGCCATTACAACAGTAGTTAATCCTGATGAGTGCCAATCAAATCCTAAAACACATCCAAAAGCCTGAAACCATAGAGGATCCGACAGTTTTTTCATAAATTCAAGAGTACCTTTATCATCAATAATCACTTTCGTAATACATCCAGCCAATTTAGTCATGCGCCGGATCAAATAAGTTGGTGGATTTCCAGAATGCAGAGGTAATGTAATGCTATTATAATTTACCATCAAAATGAATACTGTCATTGATAATATTATCTTAAGGGAATCATTACTTTGAGGATAAAATAATATTGGATCAGAAAGAAACAGTGATACATATGCTTCTGACACGCGAAGAGGAAAAAGGATTATCCGGCGAGTATGGAGAAGGACTATCGATCGCATACAGGATTTTGGTCGCTATTGGGGAAGCAACTAATGCAGAGAAACTAGTACCGATTAATTGGGCACATGTTTCAGGGGTGAACTACAACACAATAGGTGATAGCGGGCTTGAATTTTTAAAAAAGATCAGTACTGACGGGAAAGTTAGTGTAACTACTTCATTAAATCCAATGGGCTTTGATAGAGACAATCGTCCAGACTTGTCAACTGAATTCATTGAGAAACAAATGGAAATAGTTCAAGCATATGACAAATTGGGAGTTACTCCAACATTTTCATGTATCCCTTATGAGTTGATGCCGTTACCATCAGAAGGCACTCAAGTTAGTTTCGCTGAGAGTAACGCAGCAGTACTTGCAAATTCGTACTTGGATCTTAAAACAAATAAAGAAAGTGCATTAAGTGCGTTAGCTAGTGCCATAACTGGAAAAGCCCCCTATTCAGACTTGCGAATTGATGAAAATAGGAATCCAAAAATAGAAATCATAAATGAAATGGAATTGGAAAATGAATTAGACTACGGATTATTAGGATATTTTGCAGGCAAGACGATCCAAAAAAGCTGTACAGGTATTTGTAATGTTTCCAATAGTTTAGAAATTTCCAAATTAAAATCGCTTGCAGCAGGAATAGGAACTTCTGGTTCTTGTGGGATGTTCAAGATTCAAGAATCAGATAGAACGATAGAAAAGATAAAGTACGATAAAGTAGAAATGAGAAAGACAAAAGACGAGTTAAACACAGCAGAGGATGGTCAATTGATTACATTTGGGAGTCCGCAGTTAGGAATGGATGAGCTAGGCCAACTTCATACATTATTACGAAATAGAAAATTTACCAAACCATGCAAAGTTTTCTGTCCAAAAACTGTATATTGTAAAGCCAAGAATATGGGGCTGACAGAATCATTAGAAAAATGCGGTGTAAATTTTATATCTGATGCTTGCACTTGTTTGACTCCACTCATAACTAGACAAGACTATGATAGCATAATCACAAATAGTGTCAAAGCATCCTATTACATGAAAACATCAAACAAAATTTCCGTAGCATTAACGAGTACTAAAGACATTATAAGAAAATATACTAGATAGTATATTAACAATTTTGATATAAGCAAAGAAGGATGTCGATTTTGTTTTGGAGATAAATTGTAAAAAAATAGTCAAAGGTAAAACTGAAGGGTCGATTTTGTTATTACAAAAGCCTATAAATTTTCTAGGGATGGCAAATACAAAGACTGGTGAAATTACAATCAGTAATCAAGGACAAAGAACTTATAAGCTAAGGGATAAGATCCTTGTTTTTCCAAATTCGGTAGGAAGTAGTGTAGGTGCATATACAATTTTTGCGCTTAAGTATAACACCAATAGTCCAAATGGTATGATC
Coding sequences:
- a CDS encoding DUF763 domain-containing protein, with translation MVNYNSITLPLHSGNPPTYLIRRMTKLAGCITKVIIDDKGTLEFMKKLSDPLWFQAFGCVLGFDWHSSGLTTVVMAVLKQSLSVESHGIAIAGGKGKKAKGTLGEIQNICNHEFNLTEDKIQTLIYASKMCAKVDNCAIQDFYALYHHNIIFDGCGNWSVVQQGMNTSTNTSRRYHWFSKWLKNGYVLEPHSGLIGDANFGNKVLDMTNRNSIENQKTSLDLVNDHQNLANIYDSLSKISTRRKDMSIDNWINQPVINNNLFRLPEFSDPASDLHYYMPRKIDWNLMRKIYDIHPSTYEEFLSIPGVGPSTIRAVSLIAELIFGSKTSWNDPVKFTFAHGGKDGVPFFIDKSNYDESTRLLQSCIEGAEISREERVSSLKKLTEFNHRMFNQENKDYQSCNPNLGKNS
- a CDS encoding aconitase X; its protein translation is MDQKETVIHMLLTREEEKGLSGEYGEGLSIAYRILVAIGEATNAEKLVPINWAHVSGVNYNTIGDSGLEFLKKISTDGKVSVTTSLNPMGFDRDNRPDLSTEFIEKQMEIVQAYDKLGVTPTFSCIPYELMPLPSEGTQVSFAESNAAVLANSYLDLKTNKESALSALASAITGKAPYSDLRIDENRNPKIEIINEMELENELDYGLLGYFAGKTIQKSCTGICNVSNSLEISKLKSLAAGIGTSGSCGMFKIQESDRTIEKIKYDKVEMRKTKDELNTAEDGQLITFGSPQLGMDELGQLHTLLRNRKFTKPCKVFCPKTVYCKAKNMGLTESLEKCGVNFISDACTCLTPLITRQDYDSIITNSVKASYYMKTSNKISVALTSTKDIIRKYTR
- a CDS encoding aconitase X swivel domain-containing protein: MEINCKKIVKGKTEGSILLLQKPINFLGMANTKTGEITISNQGQRTYKLRDKILVFPNSVGSSVGAYTIFALKYNTNSPNGMICTNKVDITTASGCAISDIPLALIDQDNYNLLVRTIDSYSIQSNEIRVTLDTEREIINVDLNKSL